Genomic segment of Tissierella sp.:
GGCAAGAGAACTTAAATAGTGAAACTCTAAGATATATTGAAGAATATACAAATATGAGGATTTTAAATGGAGAAAATATTAAGATAAAAAATCTTTCCTTAGTCATAAAAGAAGTATATGCTATATTAAAGGAAGATCCTCGAGAAAAGGAAATTTTGATTATCTGTGATAATAAGGATATGTCAAAAAAAGTAATTAAGAGTATGGCAAAAGACTTTAGATTCATTACTACAGTAGGAACTAACAAAGAGGAACATGATGATATCTATAATTATATATTAGAAGAAACGGGACTATCCTTGTTTTACACATCCAATATTGATAAGATTCTTGAAAATTATAAAGTAATTATCAATTTCATGGATAATGTTAGCATGGATTTTTCTAGAGTAAAACGAAATTCTCTTATTTTCAATTTTGGAAGAGGCAAGTTTCCAAGCAATGGCAAGAGACCTCCTTTCATAGAGGATTTTGCTTATGATGCAAATGATTTAGATATTGTTGATAATAAGTGGCTATATAATAAAATAAGAACTGATTTATGTGAGGCTTTAGTAGGGAATAATCTAAGGAAGATAGGTTATTTATATGCTGAAAATAGATTTTATACTGTAAAGGAATATGTTAATTTGTACACTAAAATTAAAGGGAAACTTTAAGTACTTGACATTATTGCTTTACTTGATTATAATATCTTGCATACAATAATGAAATATACTTTTTTCCATTAAATGTAAAAGCAATAAGTAAAAATAATATATATAATAAACCGTTATAATTCTAATGTTTTATGAAAGGGAGAGAATTAAATGCCAGAGAGAGATGTATTTTTGACAGAGGATGGGTTAAAAAGACTTGAAGATGAGTTAGATGATCTTAAATCAAATAAGAGAAAAGAAATAGCTGGAAGGATAAAAGTAGCTTTAGATTTTGGGGATATAAGTGAGAATTCCGAATATGATCAAGCTAAAAATGAGCAGGCTCAATTAGAAGATAGAATTTCCAAGCTAGAAAATATGTTAAGAAACGCAAAGCTTATAGATGAAGATGATATTACAACTGATATTGTAGGTATTGGGTCTAAGGTTTTGGTTAAGGATCTAGAATATGATGAAGAAATGGAATATACTATAGTTGGTTCAGCTGAAGCTGACCCATATAATGGAAAGATTTCTAATGAATCACCAGTAGGCTCAGCCCTACTTGGACATAAATGTGGTGAAA
This window contains:
- the greA gene encoding transcription elongation factor GreA, giving the protein MPERDVFLTEDGLKRLEDELDDLKSNKRKEIAGRIKVALDFGDISENSEYDQAKNEQAQLEDRISKLENMLRNAKLIDEDDITTDIVGIGSKVLVKDLEYDEEMEYTIVGSAEADPYNGKISNESPVGSALLGHKCGETVDVAVPDGKIQYQILTITR